A genomic segment from Branchiostoma floridae strain S238N-H82 chromosome 7, Bfl_VNyyK, whole genome shotgun sequence encodes:
- the LOC118418836 gene encoding poly [ADP-ribose] polymerase tankyrase-2-like, translated as MAVIIEPNLDLLYAAMNGSLRGVKAALKAGADIDFDIKNSETFSPGTALYIASYKGHVDIVKLLLRKGASVSKRTRSSFGPLHGAATEGKTEVVDLLVQHGATLDIRDGFQNTPLMRACNYNHVDTVRRLIELGARPDLTGGQLQGMRYYKPGTEIGKGENEESLKLVEEARKSKLLRCCNPTCGKPGYRSTGTLKLCGRCKLTRYCSRDCQKQHWSVGHKKCCGHDAYNHDEADPLQQRMADKSHMKHS; from the exons ATGGCGGTAATAATTGAGCCAAATCTAGACCTACTGTATGCTGCCATGAACGGATCACTTCGAGGCGTTAAAGCGGCTTTGAAAGCTG gtgcagacattgactTCGATATAAAGAACTCCGAGACCTTCAGCCCTGGGACAGCATTGTACATTGCTTCCTACAAGGGGCATGTTGACATCGTGAAGctgctgctccgcaagggggcgtctgtGTCGAAGAGAACCAGAAGTTCATTTGGTCCTCTCCATGGAGCAGCGACCGAAG GAAAGACAGAAGTGGTGGACttgctggtgcagcatggtgcaacatTAGACATACGGGACGGCTTCCAGAACACTCCGCTCATGAGAGCCTGTAACTACAACCATGTCGACACAGTTCGGCGGCTGATTGAGCTGGGAGCAAGGCCTGATTTAACTGGTGGTCAGTTACAGGGCATGAG GTACTACAAGCCGGGGACAGAAATCGGAAAAGGTGAAAATGAGGAGAGTTTGAAGCTGGTAGAAGAGGCGAGGAAGTCCAAgttgttgagatgctgcaaccctacGTGTGGCAAACCAGGATACAG GTCAACtggaaccctgaagctgtgtggccggtgcaagctgacccgctactgcagccgtgactgtcagaaacaacactggtctgtcggacacaagaagtgctgtgggcatgacgcgTACAATCACGATGAAGCTGATCCCCTCCAACAACGGATGGCTGATAAAAGCCATATGAAGCATAGTTGA